A genomic region of Caenorhabditis elegans chromosome V contains the following coding sequences:
- the T26H5.9 gene encoding DUF3795 domain-containing protein (Confirmed by transcript evidence) — translation MSDDDPRRFCLRCMGECTDNDCQYHPEVIRINQQREQDFTIRNFNT, via the exons ATGAGTGACGATGACCCGCGAAGATTCTGTCTGAGATGTATGGGAGAGTGTACTGATAATGACTGTCAATATCATCCTGAAGTCATCAGAATCAATCAACAACGAGAACAAG ATTTCACGATCCGGAACTTCAATACGTAG
- the T26H5.9 gene encoding HNH endonuclease (Confirmed by transcript evidence): MSDDDPRRFCLRCMGECTDNDCQYHPEVIRINQQREQEPPYRFHDPELQYVVHACDPRVIAYAARNLEESDEDD; the protein is encoded by the exons ATGAGTGACGATGACCCGCGAAGATTCTGTCTGAGATGTATGGGAGAGTGTACTGATAATGACTGTCAATATCATCCTGAAGTCATCAGAATCAATCAACAACGAGAACAAG aacCTCCATATAGATTTCACGATCCGGAACTTCAATACGTAGTGCACGCATGCGATCCCCGTGTGATTGCTTATGCTGCTAGAAACCTGGAAGAATCGGATGAGGATGACTGA
- the srh-239 gene encoding Serpentine Receptor, class H (Confirmed by transcript evidence), whose protein sequence is MISCESHYLASPGFLKLAFHIITAVATPIHAFGFYCIVCKTPVHMKSVKWLLFNLHCWCIFLDITISFLGIPYILLPAMAGYGLGPVESPGLFFYLGVTFITGVTTAVFVTFENRFHILFGQNSKWRHFRKYAIVFSYIIVPLYYLPIQFLIPEQVTGRELSWAMLSCIPELPDDGRELFVFATELIGPAITMIVSESVPSIQCGTFLTLNIYNLIFARPSGISKKTVQMQHRLVVALIIQTSFTLFLFVVPVNVLIAFVYFDYQNQFHSNLIFFALAIHGIASTLIMVFAHKPYRDFAFSPFERFFIDHTTVDVLPVFSTSRTH, encoded by the exons ATGATCTCGTGTGAAAGTCACTACCTAGCCAGTCCtggttttctaaaattagcGTTTCATATAATAACAGCCGTGGCAACTCCAATACATGCATTTGGATTTTATTGTATTGTCTGTAAGACGCCAGTTCATATGAAGTCCGTCAAATGGTTGTTATTCAACTTACATTGTTGGtgcatttttcttgatatTACTATCAGTTTTCTGGGTATTCCTTATATTTTGCTACCTGCTATGGCAGGCTATGGACTAGGTCCTGTTGAGTCTCCGGGCTTATTTTTCTATCTAGGAGTCACTTTTATCACCG GCGTCACCACGGCAGTATTTGTAACTTTTGAGAACAGATTCCATATATTATTTGGTCAAAACTCCAAGTGGAGGCATTTCCGAAAGTATGCAATCGTTTTCAGCTATATTATTGTGCCTCTGTACTACTTGCcaattcaatttctaattcCTGAGCAAGTAACGGGACGGGAACTTTCTTGGGCG ATGCTCAGTTGCATCCCGGAGCTTCCTGATGATGGCCGGGAACTGTTCGTTTTTGCAACTGAACTTATTGGTCCAGCAATCACAATGATTGTTTCTGAAAGTGTTCCAAGTATTCAGTGTGGAACATTTTTGACTcttaatatttataatttgatATTTGCGAGACCCAGtggcatttcaaaaaagacaGTTCAAATGCAACATAGGCTGGTGGTCGCCTTGATTATACAG ACATCCTTTACACTATTTCTTTTCGTGGTCCCTGTCAATGTTCTCATTGCATTTGTATACTTTGACTATCAGAATCAGTTTCATAgcaatttgatattttttgctcTTGCAATTCACGGTATTGCTTCCACACTTATTATGGTGTTCGCCCATAAACCATATCGAGactttgccttttctccgttcGAACGATTTTTCATAGATCACACAACTGTAGATGTGCTCCCCGTGTTTTCGACATCAAGGACTCACTAA
- the T26H5.4 gene encoding Envelope glycoprotein (Confirmed by transcript evidence): MPQKKHGLCKFYVDGSSDTTTSDMTSAMLSGSGAAAETEMSSDNSTSTGGAGGGGSGEASSKTFTTTKKKQNMKCYEYEDGTKDDGAVLKPGVTYTATATAT; encoded by the exons ATGCCGCAAAAGAAACATGGATTGTGCAAATTCTATG TTGATGGTTCGAGTGACACTACAACCAGTGACATGACATCTGCAATGTTATCTGGTAGTGGAGCAGCTGCTGAAACAGAAATGTCAAGTGACAACTCTACGAGTACTGGCggagctggtggtggtggaagtGGAGAAGCGAGCAGTAAAACGTTCACCACTACTAAAAAGAAGCAGAACATGAAATGTTATGAGTATGAAGATGGAACCAAAGACGATGGAGCTGTACTCAAGCCAGGGGTCACTTATA ccGCGACTGCCACTGCTACCTGA
- the T26H5.4 gene encoding Chitinase (Confirmed by transcript evidence) produces the protein MTSAMLSGSGAAAETEMSSDNSTSTGGAGGGGSGEASSKTFTTTKKKQNMKCYEYEDGTKDDGAVLKPGVTYTATATAT, from the exons ATGACATCTGCAATGTTATCTGGTAGTGGAGCAGCTGCTGAAACAGAAATGTCAAGTGACAACTCTACGAGTACTGGCggagctggtggtggtggaagtGGAGAAGCGAGCAGTAAAACGTTCACCACTACTAAAAAGAAGCAGAACATGAAATGTTATGAGTATGAAGATGGAACCAAAGACGATGGAGCTGTACTCAAGCCAGGGGTCACTTATA ccGCGACTGCCACTGCTACCTGA
- the T26H5.14 gene encoding Intraflagellar transport protein 43 homolog (Confirmed by transcript evidence) codes for MDSEDDYEYGGRPESTRRQEPRRQRSRYVPPVWTQDPNNPNIWTTPSCQIFPPERAFETSSEDDSDDDFEWN; via the exons ATGGATTCCGAGGACGATTACGAGTATGGCGGTCGACCTGAATCAACACGGAGACAAGAACCGAGAAGACAgagaa gTCGCTATGTACCGCCTGTTTGGACTCAAGACCCCAACAATCCAAATATATGGACCACACCCAgttgtcaaatttttccacCCGAACGTGCCTTCGAAACTTCTTCGGAGGACGATTCTGATGATGATTTTGAATGGAATTAA
- the srw-33 gene encoding G-protein coupled receptors family 1 profile domain-containing protein (Partially confirmed by transcript evidence), which translates to MNSSNDLYPGFSDEDIKFWTEIDELLAVLSILFNMLSFLISIIGILPTIFHIIVLSRKSMRTLTINAFLLGIGICDLARMMFIIMVLGPLYTEHFSHLEHPECMSPNYYSTILFALISGFTGKLVEYLSIWLAVAMAIIRSLVIKYPLNSRISDLIESKYGIRVLFLITLPIIILSIPKYFRYSIQPFGSLWVPPQNCTDFPKNYFQIQYTYVETHIFEKSTDFLTGMEGVLYVIIPSILLPISTLILIFQLRISRKKSEALRHTSNSGGDRTTKLVTFMTISFTISTAPFGILHLVKVIVSEAIGSEGMNLIVDRIASLFPLIITINGAIHFFLCYFLSSQYRDAVREMFGRNKKSKNSISLQHPAMSTVSTFVKVE; encoded by the exons ATGAACTCTTCCAACGATTTATATCCCGGTTTTAGTGACGAGGACATCAAATTTTGGACTGAAATTGACGAACTCCTTGCGGTATTGAGCATTCTATTTAACATGCtcagttttcttatttctataattggaattttaccaactatttttcatattatagTTCTCAGCAGAAAATCAATGAGAACTTTAACGATTAATGCTTTTCTATTAGGAATTGGAATCTGTGATCTTGCTCGGATGATGTTTATTATTATGGTTCTGGGGCCGCTATATACCGAACATTTCAGCCATTTGGAGCATCCTGAGTG tATGTCTCCAAATTATTATTCCACAATACTATTCGCCTTAATCAGCGGTTTCACTGGAAAGTTGGTGGAATATTTATCCATTTGGCTGGCGGTCGCAATGGCAATTATCAGAAGCCTTGTTATTAAATATCCGTTGAATAGTAG AATCAGTGACTTAATTGAATCAAAATATGGAATACGAGTTTTGTTTCTTATCACTCTACCAATAATCATTTTATCAATTCCAAAATACTTTCGTTATTCAATTCAACCTTTCGGATCTCTCTGGGTCCCACCACAAAACTGcaccgattttccgaaaaactacTTTCAAATCCAATATACCTACGTAGAAACtcatattttcgaaaaatcaacagaCTTTTTGACTGGAATGGAAGGAGTGCTATACGTTATAATACCATCTATTCTTCTGCCAATTTCTAcattaatattgatttttcaattgagaaTATCGCGGAAAAAGTCAGAAGCATTGAGACACACAAGTAACAGCGGAGGGGATCGTACCACCAAACTCGTGACATTTATGACAATTTCATTCACAATTTCCACAGCTCCATTTGGTATTCTACACTTGGTGAAAGTTATTGTTTCTGAAGCAATAGGGTCTGAAGGAATGAA tttaatagTCGATCGAATTGCCTCACTATTCCCTCTTATTATCACAATCAACGGCGCCATTCATTTCTTTCTTTGCTACTTTTTATCATCACAATATCGGGACGCTGTTCGTGAAATGTTTGGAAGAAATAAAAAGagtaaaaactcaatttcacTTCAACATCCTGCCATGAGTACTGTGTCCACTTTTGTGAAAGTTGAATAA
- the str-71 gene encoding Seven TM Receptor (Predicted), with translation MPYFELASNVSKIAFSAGFLSNTFLIYLTVFHVKAVFGTYKKMVIIFAILGITFSGLEILAKPFAHNFNNCVMYFSVNTWIQPQSISQLLIAIWAGLYLVIVSFISVQFIYRHCCLSNVRWAKKFDGLGCFLWMGYPLIPGAIYASSFYWFCLPDEYSDDCVRETILKNYALATADVARFMVAPYTSEGSWRLNNSFFLLSGVVSIWLHYSVILYCGVKMHLNMKEELKKFSVVNRKLQRQFFKALVFQSIGPTVFLVLPVAPTIIAPLVAPYLSLEINWQTGWLYSIVGMYPPFDSVAFMLIVTEYRKIIRDRYLFVCTKRYLAGNIQVVSTSSQVVNN, from the exons atgcCTTACTTTGAACTGGCATCTAACGTCTCTAAAATCGCATTCTCTGCTGGCTTTCTCTCCAACACTTTCCTAATTTACCTGACAGTTTTCCACGTCAAAGCTGTCTTTGGTACTTATAAAAAGATGGTGATAATATTCGCGATACTGGGCATTACATTCTCCGGCCTGGAAATTCTAGCGAAGCCATTCGCCCACAACTTCAATAACTGTGTTATGTACTTCAGTGTTAACACGTGGATTCAGCCGCAATCAATTTCGCAGTTGCTCATAGCAATTTGGGCAGGACTCTATTTAGTTATAGTCTCATTTATTTCCGTCCAATTCATTTATCGCCACTGTTGCTTGTCAAATGTCAGATGGGCAAAGAAATTTGACGGACTCGGATGTTTCCTCTGGATGGGGTACCCATTGATCCCCGGCGCGATTTATGCCAGCTCATTTTATTGGTTCTGTTTGCCTGATGAATACTCGGATGATTGTGTGAG agaaacaaTTCTTAAAAACTATGCTTTGGCAACTGCGGACGTTGCTAGATTCATGGTTGCTCCATACACATCAGAAGGCTCCTGGCGACTCAATAACTCATTTTTCCTTCTCTCCGGCGTGGTATCCATATGGCTTCACTACTCCGTAATTCTTTACTGTGGAGTCAAAATGCACCTGAACATGAAAGAAgaactcaaaaagttttcggTTGTCAACCGAAAACTTCAGCGTCAGTTTTTCAAGGCCCTGGTGTTTCAGAGTATTGGACCAACAGTTTTCCTTGTGCTACCGGTTGCACCAACCATCATTGCTCCTCTGGTAGCTCCGTATTTAAGCCTAGAAATCAACTGGCAAACTGGATGGCTATACTCGATTGTCGGAATGTACCCACCATTTGATAGCGTTGCATTCATGCTCATTGTTACAGAGTATCGAAAAATAATCAGAg ATCGATATCTATTTGTTTGTACCAAGCGGTATTTGGCGGGAAACATTCAGGTGGTCTCGACATCTTCTCAAGTAGTTAATAATTAg
- the rocf-1 gene encoding ZP domain-containing protein (Confirmed by transcript evidence), which produces MRPLLSCFPVIFAVFGPIIAVKPVWKTPVSEPNPNANLEVLKGHSNLAKRAQPNYYTRPEQVSIPEYRPPRQRLPPLPSPKISYQQVPPHQLTSGGSFRPFAWVGPQPKPGSPQTSYYENSPNKGQFPKGLPPLPPNWQQYPVQMIWIPDTPGQTTGAYPYYPGPAGPPVPVSTGSYGLYGPTVTTEKPMEPSVNPETYTGTVAHSPSANPITTTIPYEPPNPYGGQTQVSPSSNSYPDSTVSTTSSNTESYEQPSTSPSERPRSSTRDFENGNGKTVNPTIRPGPQELSGGIGTSSKPRLPNDADYTRDVETGSSEVTTPFGRNTESSTPSKSPGSTSSSDTTPSSNENGKETTPFEMTKNPFNDLKTIRPIYLGSSSDEEDDEPLEDISKATDSPHSSEKSQIPGSPGSQIKNPLKPSSTESETIGPESSESEDDGERSTPTPQEEEEEMMRNFFPRPVSAQAYQPPGHQPEDFTSHINVNFKRPKGKGGCVTPPCRGVDTDKISLYKPDRDNEDSSPTLVISNAAKDDASRAGYKPAPPLINPYIPPPPPPHPEEEYATPYTVPPGKQPFPPFGEGPATPPRSLIPAHNFPPPSTFPPDEDYHETTTDTVRPTAQTISTRFTAPTTTTTSKPVESTTTEEDTPEHVPPAIVHMTASTPSGKNPPTYIPLHPETSQSTPTPTTSARSTRPTASVTRRPEFPTRNTPPFGGNVPNGPSSTVPPASNPTTEGYFTQVFTDREKTNSGESVVTTTASSTDSETPGSGSFSTSPQTTAGWIYTSTDATPESEYSTASSFPTLSTSDRFTPSESSRSTETTTVITPFTETFESSTLTPDQFEDVTSTFTDRFRPSEYATSPTPPSPTRVVTASFPPNEGSSPGILPSTNPPPRNNPYAPPEGAPRVPNRLIGKPRILCLEDGISFEVKTILPLTGEVFANDRKRVLECHKSFTEEAKPKMFLPFSTCGVKNVGEQVDSRAQYHMQVVLIIDQGNGTNTLQSFMAQCVHQKVNYNKQVLPKRIEEALEELRLVPSKLEQKASMPSVQMQIVVDEGHHKLGAEVSAADIGMPLALKWSMVPESDAYGMHIRNCKVVDAVGKIDHTLIDEQGCSADLQIIDHPHYDTYHDTASSHMWAFKVPDMSSLQIKCDILICSNIKSSVTNTTSCEDIPSPPFCADVVTSPPNSILSDASSFIKHRRASVPSEVSPATQSVRTSICLSKSCRPDFSEEVRICVNTQLATTSTGLSLAFLLFAISFQIIARTKRP; this is translated from the exons ATGAGGCCCTTACTCTCATGTTTCCCCGTGATTTTCGCGGTTTTTGGGCCGATTATTGCGGTTAAGCCCGTATGGAAGACGCCCGTCTCTGAGCCGAATCCAAATGCGAATCTCGAAGTTTTAAAGGGACACTCGAATTTGGCgaag CGTGCTCAACCGAACTACTACACACGTCCCGAGCAGGTCTCGATTCCGGAATACCGTCCACCTCGTCAACGTCTTCCACCGTTACCATCTCCAAAGATCTCATATCAACAAGTTCCTCCACATCAACTAACATCTGGTGGAAGCTTCCGACCATTCGCTTGGGTTGGCCCTCAACCAAAACCCGGCAGCCCTCAAACCAGTTACTATGAGAATTCTCCAAACAAGGGCCAATTTCCAAAGGGATTACCTCCATTGCCACCAAATTGGCAGCAGTATCCAGTGCAGATGATATGGATTCCAGACACGCCAGGACAAACTACTGGAGCGTACCCGTATTATCCGGGACCCGCTGGACCGCCCGTGCCAGTTTCAACAGGAAGCTATGGCCTGTATGGACCAACTGTGACAACCGAGAAGCCAATGGAACCGTCGGTCAATCCGGAAACGTATACAG gaaCCGTCGCTCACAGTCCCTCTGCCAACCCTATCACCACTACTATACCTTACGAGCCCCCAAATCCATATGGAGGACAGACTCAGGTGTCCCCGTCTTCAAATTCCTATCCGGATTCAACAGTCTCCACTACTTCGAGCAACACGGAATCCTATGAACAGCCATCTACATCTCCCTCAGAAAGGCCTAGATCATCAACTcgggattttgaaaatggaaatggaaaaactGTAAATCCAACCATCCGCCCAGGACCTCAAGAGCTTAGTGGTGGAATTGGAACTTCTTCCAAGCCTAGACTGCCTAATGACGCCGACTACACTAGAGATGTAGAGACTGGAAGCTCTGAAGTTACAACTCCGTTTGGTAGAAACACGGAAAGCTCTACTCCTTCTAAAAGCCCAGGATCAACAAGTTCATCCGACACCACTCCGTCTTCTAACGAAAATGGGAAAGAGACAACTCCATTCGAGATGACCAAAAATCCATTCAACGATCTTAAAACCATCCGACCAATATATCTAGGTTCAAGTTCTGACGAAGAAGATGACGAACCGCTAGAGGATATCAGCAAGGCAACCGATTCCCCACATTCTTCAGAGAAATCTCAGATTCCTGGATCACCAGGTTCACAGATAAAGAATCCATTGAAACCCTCTTCAACGGAATCGGAAACTATTGGACCGGAATCCTCCGAGTCAGAAGACGACGGAGAGCGAAGCACGCCAACTCCACAAGAGGAGGAAGAGGAAATGATGAGGAACTTCTTCCCAAGACCTGTCAGTGCTCAAGCATATCAGCCGCCAGGACATCAGCCGGAAGATTTTACGAGTCATATCAACGTGAATTTCAAGAGACCAAAAGGCAAAGGAGGATGTGTAACACCGCCGTGCAGAGGAGTGGATACTGATAAG aTATCCCTCTACAAGCCAGACCGTGACAATGAGGACTCGAGCCCGACACTCGTGATCAGTAACGCTGCAAAAGACGATGCATCGCGTGCCGGATACAAACCAGCTCCACCACTGATCAATCCATACATCCCTCCACCACCGCCCCCGCATCCTGAAGAAGAGTATGCCACGCCGTACACCGTTCCCCCCGGCAAACAACCATTCCCACCATTTGGAGAAGGACCTGCGACTCCGCCAAGAAGCCTGATCCCGGCGCATAATTTCCCTCCTCCAAGTACTTTCCCACCTGATGAGGATTACCACGAGACTACG acagatACCGTCCGTCCAACTGCTCAGACTATTTCTACTAGATTTACTGCCCCGACAACTACCACAACATCAAAGCCCGTTGAATCCACAACTACCGAGGAAGATACTCCGGAGCATGTTCCACCTGCAATTGTTCATATGACCGCGTCGACGCCAAGTGGGAAGAACCCTCCAACCTATATTCCACTGCATCCAGAGACATCCCAGTCCACACCAACTCCAACAACATCTGCTAGATCCACGAGACCGACAGCTTCAGTCACAAGACGACCCGAGTTCCCAACTAGAAATACTCCACCATTTGGAGGAAACGTGCCAAATGGGCCGTCTTCTACGGTACCACCTGCCAGCAATCCAACCACTGAAGGATACTTCACACAAGTCTTCACTGACCGAGAGAAGACAAATTCCGGAGAGTCTGTAGTGACCACCACAGCTTCATCTACTGATTCTGAAACTCCAGGCTCTGGATCATTCTCGACATCACCTCAAACCACTGCTGGATGGATCTACACATCTACCGACGCTACACCAGAATCTGAATACTCCACTGCATCAAGCTTCCCAACTCTATCAACTTCTGATCGTTTCACACCGTCTGAATCATCTAGAAGCACGGAGACCACCACCGTCATCACGCCGTTCACTGAGACATTCGAGTCTTCTACACTGACTCCTGATCAATTCGAAGATGTGACCTCTACATTTACAGATAGATTCAGACCGTCGGAATATGCCACGTCACCTACACCTCCTTCGCCGACTCGCGTCGTCACCGCAAGCTTCCCGCCGAACGAGGGATCATCACCTGGAATCTTGCCAAGCACCAACCCGCCACCCAGAAATAATCCATATGCTCCTCCAGAGGGTGCTCCAAGGGTACCAAATCGGTTGATTG GAAAGCCGAGAATCCTCTGTCTGGAGGATGGAATCAGTTTCGAGGTTAAAACCATTTTGCCGCTCACCGGAGAAGTCTTTGCAAATGATAGGAAACGGGTTCTAGA ATGCCACAAATCCTTCACTGAAGAGGCCAAGCCAAAAATGTTCCTGCCATTTTCCACGTGTGGAGTCAAGAATGTTGGTGAACAAGTGGACAGCAGAGCTCAATACCACATGCAAGTGGTTCTCATCATTGATCAAGGAAATGGCACGAACACTTTGCAATCATTTATGGCTCAATGTGTCCATCAGAAGGTCAATTATAACAAGCAAGTGCTCCCGAAGAGAATTGAAGAGGCTCTGGAAGA ACTCCGCTTAGTACCATCAAAGTTGGAGCAGAAAGCCTCTATGCCGAGTGTTCAAATGCAAATTGTAGTAGACGAGGGACATCACAAGCTTGGCGCTGAGGTCAGTGCTGCTGACATTGGAATGCCACTGGCTCTTAAATGGAGTATGGTTCCAGAGTCGG ACGCATATGGAATGCACATACGCAACTGCAAAGTGGTAGATGCGGTGGGCAAGATCGATCATACTCTAATAGACGAGCAGGGGTGCTCTGCGGATCTTCAGATCATCGATCATCCCCATTATGACACCTACCACGACACTGCTTCCTCTCACATGTGGGCTTTCAAGGTTCCAGACATGTCGAGCCTCCAGATCAAATGTGATATTCTGATATGCTCAAACATCAAGTCTTCCGTTACGAACACGACTAGCTGTGAGGATATTCCTTCG ccTCCATTCTGTGCAGATGTTGTGACGTCTCCACCAAATTCTATCCTCTCAGATGCTTCTTCATTCATCAAGCATCGACGTGCTTCAGTACCTTCTGAAGTTTCCCCAGCGACGCAATCGGTGAGAACCTCGATTTGCTTGTCGAAAAGCTGCAGACcagatttttcag aagaagtcCGAATCTGCGTCAACACTCAATTGGCGACTACTTCGACAGGATTGTCATTGGCGTTCttactttttgcaatttctttcCAAATTATCGCAAGAACAAAGCGACCTTAA
- the pqn-71 gene encoding Prion-like-(Q/N-rich)-domain-bearing protein (Product from WormBase gene class pqn;~Confirmed by transcript evidence), translated as MRCVIILFAVALAVAQASSIRETRQASCGCAQSVQPTCSCQQASQQYSCSCQPSTPCSCASSQQYQLQTSQCMPACQQSCSQQCQSNTNTQCQPTCQQSCQTSSCNPMTSTPIPASQSCLPECENRCMQQCTQQQTAQQCQPICQQQCQQECGSTGNMMYNNQDPYNQMQYGGYNQQGNQYQNQNQYQNPNQIQNQYNQNQYQNQNYYNPYQQTQCQQQCAPQCSQQTSTNCQQCQNSCQNSNTQTITIYVQASPQTSQCVPQCQQQCQQQCQTRTTASQQCAPACSTSCNQSCNQPAQMACQPMQNSQCGCQQNYSPCGNVSGQCCLKK; from the exons ATGCGTTGTGTGATTATATTGTTTGCAGTTGCTTTGGCTGTGGCTCAg GCCTCCTCAATCCGCGAAACCCGTCAAGCCTCCTGCGGATGTGCTCAATCGGTTCAGCCGACCTGCTCCTGCCAGCAGGCCTCACAACAATACAGCTGCTCCTGCCAACCTTCAACTCCATGCTCTTGCGCCAGCAGCCAGCAATATCAATTGCAGACGTCTCAATGCATGCCTGCTTGTCAACAGTCCTGCAGTCAACAGTGCCAATCTAACACCAACACTCAATGCCAGCCAACGTGTCAGCAATCCTGCCAGACATCGTCTTGCAATCCGATGACTTCCACACCAATTCCAGCGTCGCAAAGTTGTCTTCCAGAGTGTGAGAACCGATGCATGCAGCAGTGTACTCAACAGCAGACCGCGCAACAGTGCCAGCCAATTTGTCAGCAGCAGTGCCAGCAGGAATGTGGGTCCACAGGAAATATGATGTACAATAATCAGGATCCGTATAATCAAATGCAGTATGGAGGGTACAATCAGCAAGGAAATCAGTACCAGAACCAAAATCAGTACCAAAATCCAAACCAGATCCAAAATCAGTACAACCAGAACCAGTACCAAAACCAAAACTACTACAACCCTTACCAACAAACTCAATGCCAACAACAATGTGCTCCACAATGCTCTCAACAAACTTCCACCAACTGCCAGCAGTGTCAGAACTCCTGCCAGAACAGCAACACTCAAACCATAACCATCTACGTGCAAGCCTCCCCACAGACCTCCCAATGTGTTCCCCAGTGCCAGCAACAATGCCAACAGCAGTGCCAAACTAGAACCACGGCCTCCCAACAGTGTGCTCCAGCTTGCTCGACATCCTGCAATCAATCCTGTAATCAGCCGGCCCAAATGGCATGTCAACCAATGCAAAATAGTCAGTGCGGATGTCAACAAAACTATTCGCCGTGCGGAAATGTCTCCGGGCAGTGTTGTTTGAAGAAGTAA